TTTGTGTGACAAAACCTAACCATTGTGCCTTTATACCTGAGCGTCAACGATGTAAGGTTGCGGGCTGGCCTAGGCAGCATAGATCTCGAGAAGTGGTTGATGTTGCTGTTCTCGACGTGCAGCTCCTCCAGGTTTTCCAGACCTGCAAGCCAGTCTTCGTCTACGCCCAGGATAGTCGAGTTCAAGACGCGCACACGCTTGACACTCTTCGGGAGTTCGTTGAAACTGCTGGAGAGGTTGACGTAGTGCATGTTCAAGAGGATGACCTCCTCAAGCTTGGTCAGCGGAGCTAGCAGCGCCCATGATGGGGGTGCCGTGCTGCCATCGCTAAGGATTACCTTCTTGAGCCACGACGTGACAccagtgaaggggtgcccatcGGACGTCGGAGTGGGGCCATGCACTCGGACATTACGGAGCTCCACTACCAAGGCCATAGTGCCTTCAAGTGCTCTCACCGGTAAATAGTCGAGGTTGCTGTTTTGAAGAAGAAAGTCAACCCGCGAATAGCGATCCGGCGAGAAGTCGCGACGGACGACTGTATTGAAATCGGCGTGGCTTGTGAAGCCGGAGCAGGTGTACGTGACCCGCGATGTCCCGGACTCGACGCAAGTCGGTGTGGCGGCGACGAAGCACACGAGGAGAGCCCAGAGGGCCACCCGTCCGAAAGCGAGCATGGCTGCTGTGCGTGTGGGAGAAACAGCGGGACGAGTGCCGAACACAACCCGTTTGGGCGACTCTTGAAAAAGCCTGTGATAAACTGGCCGTAAGATGACACCCGTAGGAAAAGTCCTTGGTGAATTTGCTGTCGCATTCGTGGAAAGAAAGCTGACACTCCGCGATAGGACACATCGCCTTATGGTTCCGTGATTGTAGCTGAAGTGTGAAAGTGGATCTTGAAGGTCCGCCCACCACTCAAGGTCTTTCACAGCGTTTGTGCGAGAAGGAAAGCAGGCTCTCGGCCAGGAGATGACATGGCGATAGCTGTTACCATAAGGCACCACACACGCGAAAACATCGCGTCAGAGGTACGCGTCCATTTTTTGTAGTGTGTGTGGGCTTATAATAATTTAAGTCAAACTCCAGAGAATCAAAGCTGCACTTCTCAGCTTCTACTAGCAATACTGCAACAAAATATTTGCAAAGCGAAAGCAGACTTATTCCGTCGTAAGGGATGCGATACCCGATTACGCCAGCGCTTCCGTGAGCTTCACGCAATTGCTAAAGTGAGTTTTACGTTACTGGTGAGCAAGCACATGGCTGATAATATAACAGATAGATGAAGCGGTTGAGAGAACTATTCCTATCAATTTTGCTtttgttcttctatttttttggaCCGCCAGAGGCTGTACTTAGCTAGACATATGCCCCTTAAATGCCCTTTTATGCAAATATACGGATTCGGCTTCACTGTGCGCAGCACAACGTGAAAATATTAGAGCAAAATTTTGTATCGGGTTTTTTTATTTAGTGGGCATATTACCATAGCTTTTACGTTATTGTTGATGTTACTGTGTATTGAGGTACAAAGGCGTAGAAGAATGCGCTGCTGAGAGTCGGCTGTAAAAAATCAATAATAAATCTCCGCTGCGCCAGAATAGTATAAATGGTAATGGCTCAAATGCATGAGCATTTCGTTAAAAACAATTTAACCCCGCGGTCAGTCGGAAATCTAGCATAAATGTGGTATCACTACGCATACGACACAGCATCGTTGTTCGGCGAAAGCTGTGCCACAAATGATTTCATTTTGATATGAGCGTGTGCACATCCGGAAGTGGATGTACATCTTCTTTGTCGCCTGCCGTTTTACATGTTTTTCTACCTTGTGATTTGCTTCGCTTTCTTAATAAGCGCACTAGGATAGAATTTCCATATAAATTGGCTTA
This Dermacentor albipictus isolate Rhodes 1998 colony chromosome 1, USDA_Dalb.pri_finalv2, whole genome shotgun sequence DNA region includes the following protein-coding sequences:
- the LOC135902632 gene encoding TLR4 interactor with leucine rich repeats-like, with translation MLAFGRVALWALLVCFVAATPTCVESGTSRVTYTCSGFTSHADFNTVVRRDFSPDRYSRVDFLLQNSNLDYLPVRALEGTMALVVELRNVRVHGPTPTSDGHPFTGVTSWLKKVILSDGSTAPPSWALLAPLTKLEEVILLNMHYVNLSSSFNELPKSVKRVRVLNSTILGVDEDWLAGLENLEELHVENSNINHFSRSMLPRPARNLTSLTLRNANLTSLPADLTVDAPRLTELNLQQNAIHQFDDRSFTTLLERSTDAAAFLDGNPLDCDCHARFLNQIPDSWTAPPCVTPERLKGRQVKNIGISQLICAAAGGRR